From one Alosa alosa isolate M-15738 ecotype Scorff River chromosome 5, AALO_Geno_1.1, whole genome shotgun sequence genomic stretch:
- the asgrl1 gene encoding asialoglycoprotein receptor-like 1 isoform X1 → MQVKKGVMESINYDRFSSSDTENLHHNPKLVPLKGRQNRVAYVLYGLLILLLLILVMVTGIKFSQLSQGIEEIKIYLTAASSHSSPFPAKSPQHGEVDLGPQFVEVQGDCHSDWLYFEKHCYYLSTEKTNWHSAEQRCIEQQGHLFVPNSMMEMEYMSMVAVEKHMYWIGLVEYGHEGNWTLVDGTDFKSTPKFWDHGQPDDWHVRVNGEDCGQLHPDIQIGLRRWNDADCTLNYYYICEANV, encoded by the exons ATGCAGGTAAAAAAGGGTG TGATGGAGAGTATAAACTATGACAGATTCAGCTCATCAGATACAGAAAATCTCCATCACAACCCAAAACTGGTTCCTCTAAAAG gcagaCAGAATAGAGTGGCATATGTCCTGTATGGCCTTTTGATCCTTCTCTTACTAATCCTAGTGATGGTCACTggaattaaat TTTCTCAGCTGAGCCAAGGTATTGAAGAAATCAAGATTTACCTAACAGCAGCGAGCTCTCATAGCTCTCCGTTCCCAGCTAAGTCTCCACAGCATG GTGAAGTAGATTTGGGCCCACAATTTGTGGAGGTGCAAG GGGATTGTCACAGTGACTGGTTgtactttgaaaagcactgctACTACTTGTCGACTGAGAAAACCAACTGGCACAGTGCAGAGCAGAGATGCATTGAGCAACAGGGACACCTGTTTGTCCCCAACTCTATGATGGAGATG GAGTACATGTCGATGGTTGCAGTGGAAAAACACATGTACTGGATTGGACTGGTAGAATATGGGCATGAAGGCAACTGGACCTTAGTTGATGGGACAGACTTTAAATCTACGCCAAA ATTTTGGGATCATGGGCAACCGGACGATTGGCATGTGCGTGTGAACGGAGAGGACTGTGGCCAGCTCCATCCAGACATACAAATTGGCTTAAGAAGATGGAATGACGCTGATTGCACCCTGAATTACTATTACATATGTGAGGCTAATGTCTAA
- the asgrl1 gene encoding asialoglycoprotein receptor-like 1 isoform X3 yields MQVKKGGRQNRVAYVLYGLLILLLLILVMVTGIKFSQLSQGIEEIKIYLTAASSHSSPFPAKSPQHGEVDLGPQFVEVQGDCHSDWLYFEKHCYYLSTEKTNWHSAEQRCIEQQGHLFVPNSMMEMEYMSMVAVEKHMYWIGLVEYGHEGNWTLVDGTDFKSTPKFWDHGQPDDWHVRVNGEDCGQLHPDIQIGLRRWNDADCTLNYYYICEANV; encoded by the exons ATGCAGGTAAAAAAGGGTG gcagaCAGAATAGAGTGGCATATGTCCTGTATGGCCTTTTGATCCTTCTCTTACTAATCCTAGTGATGGTCACTggaattaaat TTTCTCAGCTGAGCCAAGGTATTGAAGAAATCAAGATTTACCTAACAGCAGCGAGCTCTCATAGCTCTCCGTTCCCAGCTAAGTCTCCACAGCATG GTGAAGTAGATTTGGGCCCACAATTTGTGGAGGTGCAAG GGGATTGTCACAGTGACTGGTTgtactttgaaaagcactgctACTACTTGTCGACTGAGAAAACCAACTGGCACAGTGCAGAGCAGAGATGCATTGAGCAACAGGGACACCTGTTTGTCCCCAACTCTATGATGGAGATG GAGTACATGTCGATGGTTGCAGTGGAAAAACACATGTACTGGATTGGACTGGTAGAATATGGGCATGAAGGCAACTGGACCTTAGTTGATGGGACAGACTTTAAATCTACGCCAAA ATTTTGGGATCATGGGCAACCGGACGATTGGCATGTGCGTGTGAACGGAGAGGACTGTGGCCAGCTCCATCCAGACATACAAATTGGCTTAAGAAGATGGAATGACGCTGATTGCACCCTGAATTACTATTACATATGTGAGGCTAATGTCTAA
- the asgrl1 gene encoding asialoglycoprotein receptor-like 1 isoform X2 — MESINYDRFSSSDTENLHHNPKLVPLKGRQNRVAYVLYGLLILLLLILVMVTGIKFSQLSQGIEEIKIYLTAASSHSSPFPAKSPQHGEVDLGPQFVEVQGDCHSDWLYFEKHCYYLSTEKTNWHSAEQRCIEQQGHLFVPNSMMEMEYMSMVAVEKHMYWIGLVEYGHEGNWTLVDGTDFKSTPKFWDHGQPDDWHVRVNGEDCGQLHPDIQIGLRRWNDADCTLNYYYICEANV; from the exons ATGGAGAGTATAAACTATGACAGATTCAGCTCATCAGATACAGAAAATCTCCATCACAACCCAAAACTGGTTCCTCTAAAAG gcagaCAGAATAGAGTGGCATATGTCCTGTATGGCCTTTTGATCCTTCTCTTACTAATCCTAGTGATGGTCACTggaattaaat TTTCTCAGCTGAGCCAAGGTATTGAAGAAATCAAGATTTACCTAACAGCAGCGAGCTCTCATAGCTCTCCGTTCCCAGCTAAGTCTCCACAGCATG GTGAAGTAGATTTGGGCCCACAATTTGTGGAGGTGCAAG GGGATTGTCACAGTGACTGGTTgtactttgaaaagcactgctACTACTTGTCGACTGAGAAAACCAACTGGCACAGTGCAGAGCAGAGATGCATTGAGCAACAGGGACACCTGTTTGTCCCCAACTCTATGATGGAGATG GAGTACATGTCGATGGTTGCAGTGGAAAAACACATGTACTGGATTGGACTGGTAGAATATGGGCATGAAGGCAACTGGACCTTAGTTGATGGGACAGACTTTAAATCTACGCCAAA ATTTTGGGATCATGGGCAACCGGACGATTGGCATGTGCGTGTGAACGGAGAGGACTGTGGCCAGCTCCATCCAGACATACAAATTGGCTTAAGAAGATGGAATGACGCTGATTGCACCCTGAATTACTATTACATATGTGAGGCTAATGTCTAA